The sequence TGGTTCCCACCACCCAGATCGCCTGAAAGGCCAAGAGGCCAAGGGTAAGCGGCGACGGCGTGTGGGTGATGGATTCGCCGAACAGCCAGGCAGCCGCGCCCAGGATCGGAATCGAGGTCGCGACCTGATAGCCCAGCGCTTTCTCGGGCGCGGCAAAGCGCAGTCGCGTGCCCTTGGCGACCAGCGTGGTCGCAGCCCAGAGCGACGCGCCACCGACGATCATGAGATCGCCGAGCAGAACGTGCGTATCCACATTGGCCTGCGGGACGCCGATCGCGAGCGCGACGCCGGCAAAGCTGATCGCCAATCCCAGCCATTGCGACCCGCCCAGCCGCTCGCCGAGCATCTGGTAGGAGCCGAGCGCGACGAAGAATGGCGCGGTGTAGAGGAACACGACCGCGCGGGAGGCTGAGGTCAGGCGCAGGCCCTGGAAAATCAGCACGAACTCGATGCCGAACATCAGTCCGGCGATGAGGCCGGGCTTCCAGGTGTCGTCATTCTCGAAGAATTTGACGCCGCGAAACGTGCCGACCAGGAACAGCACCGGCAGCGCGCCGATCGAGCGGATCATCGCCTGCAGCATCGGCGGAACATCCGGCAGCACCAGCTTCACCGCGATCTGGTTGAAGCCCCAGGTCAGGCACAGCATGAGCATCAGGGCGATGGCGCCGGCACTGAGGGGGCGACCGGCGGACGGGATGGCTTGAGGTGCGGACATGTCTTCCTGGGATCCGGCTTTGCGCCGTTGTTGCTTTATGCAGCTTTCTGGCAATGGGTGCAGACGCCCGTGATCTCCACCACGGACAATTTGGGAGCGAAGCCTGAGCTGCGCGCCGCGGCGTTGAGGTCCTTGGCGAAGGAGCCCGACGGAATCTCGCCGACGAGGCCGCAGCGCTCGCAGATCAGGAACGCCACCGCCGAGGTCGAATCGTGGTCGTGGGCGGCGCAGGCGAGATAGGCGTTGCGGCTTTCGATGCGGTGCACGAGGCCGTTGGCCATCAGGAAATCGAGCGCACGATACACCGTGATCGGCGCCGGCCGCGGCATCGATTTTGCCAGTTCGTCGATCACCTCGTAGGCGCCGAGCGGACGGTGGCTGGAGAGCAAGGCCCCCAGCACCTGGCGCCGGATCGGCGTGAATTTCTGCGCGCGAGCCCCGCAAACCGCCTCGGCATGCGCCAGCGCATCCGCAGTGCAGCGGCCGTGGTCATGGTCGGGCGCGGGAAAGGCCGGCTTTGCGAGGGTCATGTCGGCAGTGTTGTAGCATTTTGGCGATGGAACCCAAAGCGCGACCGCAGCGCGGCTGCCAGCCATGCTGTTGCTGCGGGACAGCATCGCGTTAATCCGCCATGAAATAATCATAAGCTTGCTTATTATATCCCAAGCTCATTGGAGACCAAGCTTATGACCCGCGGGTCTGTCGACCAGAACTTCCTGTTCACGCTCGGCGAACTCTACCGCCTGCTGCGCGTCTATGCCGACAAGGAGGCCTCGCGCTTCGGTATCACCCGCGCGCAATGGGCGGTGCTGTCCAAGGTCGAGCGCAGCGAGGGCATGAAGCAATCGGAACTCGCCGAGCTGCTGGAGATGCAGCCGATCACGCTGACGCGGCTGATCGACAAGCTCTGTGACAACGACTGGATCGAACGGCGCAGCGATGCCAAGGACCGCCGCGTCAACCGCCTTTTTCTCAAGAAAGCCGGACGGCAGTTGCTCGGCAAGATGAGCGGCCTGAAATCCGAGCTCACGGCGAACGCGCTCGACGGCATCAATCCGGCGGACGCCCACCGCCTCCTCACCCAACTCGAAACAATCAAGGAAAACGTGCGCAACGCGATCCAGGCCTCTGGGGCGGAACAAGCGCGTAAGGAGCAGCGCTATGGCTGATCAGGTTCTCAAATTTCAGCCCGAGCAGAAGGCCGACAGCGGCAAGCCGACCAAGAAGGCCGGCACCGACCCGCGCCGCCGCTTCGTAGCCGGCCTGCGCCGCTATCGCCGCTTCCTGCTGATGGTCGTGCTGCCTGTCGTCGTCGCGATCGGCGGCCTCACCTTCTATCTCAATGGCGGCCGCTATGTCGGCACTGACGATGCCTATGTCGGCGCGCAGAAGGTGCTGGTGACGCCCGACATCTCGGGCAAGATCCAGAAGGTCGTGGTGAAGGAGGGCCAGTCGGTCAAGCAGGGCGACGAGCTGTTCGAGATCGATCCGGTGCCGTTCCGCCTCGCGGTGGACGAGGCCAAGGCGCAACTCGCCCAGGCGCGGACCACCTACGACAACCTCATCGCCAACATCAAGATCTACGGCGACATGCTCGATCTCGCCCAGAAGGGCGTCGACTTGAAGCAGCGCGACGTCGAGCGGAAGCAGGCGCTGGTGAAGAACAATTACGGCTCGCAGCTCGATCTCGACAACGCCTCGAACGCGCTGGTGACCGCAGGCGCGCAGGCGCAGTTCATCAAGCAGCAGCTCTCCAACGCCAAGACGCAGTTGCTCGGCGACCCCGAGCTGCCGCTGGAAAAATTCCCGCCTTACGTCCAGGCCAAGGCCAAGCTCGAAGACGCCCAGCGCAATCTCGACCACACTGTGCTGCGGGCGCCGATGGATGGCATTGCGACACAGGTGGACCAGATCCAGCTCGGCCGCTTCGTGGCCGCCGGCACGCCGGTGTTTTCCATCATCGACGCCGCCCACCCCTGGGTCGACGCCAACCCGAAGGAGAGCGACCTCACCTATGTCACCGAGGGACAGCCTGTCACCCTCGAGGTCGACGCGTTCCCGAACCACGTCTTCAAGGGCAAGATCGGCTCGCTCTCGCCCGGCACGGGCGCGCAATTCGCGATCCTGCCGCCGCAGAACGCCACCGGCAATTTCGTCAAGGTCGTGCAGCGCGTGCCGGTCCGGATCTATTTCGACGAGACCGACAACTACGTGCGGAAGCTGAAGGCCGGCATGAGCGTCTATGCCACCATCGACACCGGCCACAAGCGCTCGCTCGCCGGCCTGTTCGGCCTGTCGGCGACAGCGGCTCAGGACAAGGAGGACTGATCCGATGTCCGGTCCCAATGCCAGCCTGATGGTGCCCGGCCTGCGCCGGAACATGGTGACGATCTGCGCCATGACCGCGACCATCATGCAGGCGCTGGACACCACCATCGCCAACGTCGCGTTGCCCTACATGCAGGGCACGCTGTCGGCCTCGCAGGACCAGATCAACTGGGTGCTGACCTCCTACATCGTCGCCGCCGCGATCATGACGGCGCCGGTGGGGTGGATATCCAACCGCTTCGGTCGCAAGCGCATCTTCATCATCTGCTCGGCCGGCTTCACTTTCGCATCCGTGCTGTGCGGCCTCGCGCAGGACATCAACCAGATGGTGCTGTTCCGCCTGCTGCAAGGCGTGTTCGGTGCAGCGCTGGTGCCGCTGTCGCAGTCGGTGATGCTCGACTATTACACGCTCCAGGAACGCGCCAAGGCGATGTCGATCTGGGGCATGGGCGTGATGATGGGGCCGATCATGGGTCCATCGCTCGGCGCCTGGCTCACCGAGACCTATTCCTGGCACTGGGTGTTCTTCGTCAATCTGCCGTTCGGTGCGATCACCGTGCTGGGGCTCGCCGTCTTCATGGACGAGACCGAGAAGAACCTCAGCCTCAAGTTCGACTGGTTCGGCTTCGGCGCGCTGGCGATTGCGATCGGCGCGCTCCAGCTCGCGCTCGACCGCGGCGAGCAGCTCGACTGGTTCGAGTCGGTGGAGATCGTGACCGAATTCATCATCTCGGGCATCGCCTTCTATTACTTCTTCGCGCACTCCCTGACGACATCGCGGCCGTTCATCCAATTCTCGCTGTTTCGGGATCGCAACTTCCTGACCGGCTGCATCTTCATGACGGTGATGGGCCTCGTGCTGTACTCGACCATGGCGCTGGCCTCGCCTTACTTGCAGAACGTCATCGGCTATCCCATCATCACCGCCGGCGGACTGCTCGCAAGCCGTGGCTTCGGCACCTTCTTCGCGATGATGATGGTCGGCCGCATCATGCGCTACATCGAGGCGCGCACGCTGATCATCGCCGGCCTGACGCTGACGGCGGCCTCGCTGTTCCAGATGACCGGCTGGACCGACCAGACCCAGGTTCCGGAGATCGTCATCGTCAGCGTGATCCAGGGCTTCGGCTTCGGCCTCGTCTTCGTGCCGCTCTCGACGGTGGCGTTCCTGACGCTGCCGAACCATTTGCGCACCGACGGCACCTCGATGCTGACGCTGCTGCGCAACGTCGCAAGCTCGGTCGGCATCTCCATCGTGATTGCCGAGCTGACGCAGGGCACGCGCAAGACCTACGCGATCCTGTCCGAGCACATCAACCCGTTCAACCACGCCCTCCAGATGCCCGACGTCCGCGGCCTGCTCAACCTCTCGACCGATGCCGGCCGCGCCCTGGCGGACCGGATGGTGAACGTGCAGGCGCAGATCATCGCGTTCGCGCATGACTACCAGGTCATCATGATCTTCATCCTCTGCACCATCCCGCTGGCGCTGATGATCGGCTCCACCAAGGCGACGCTGCGCAAGCAGGCGGCCGGACCGGAACACGCGGTGCTGGAGTAGCCACAGGTGTCATGCCCCGGCTTCACCGGGGCATCCCGTAAGCCGCGGCCTTTCCGCATCCCACGAACGTCTCTGGAATACCGGGCGCGAGTTCCTACAACAACTCCTCGCAGCCCAGATCCTCGACTGCCATCATCACCCGCTCCAGATTATTCCACCAGATCAGCGGCGGGATGTTGATGCTCCATTGCCAGACCGGCTTGGTGATCTGCCAGAGCACCGACAGACGATAGTCCTGATCGAGCGCGCCGCGCGTGTAGCCGCTGATACCGTTGGCCATCAGCATCTCGTGGTAGCGATTGAGCAACGGCCGCTCGAGGGCCTGCCGTTGCTCCGGATACCATTGGATCGCCATCATGTAGGCGAGGTCAGTCGTCGGCACGTTGATGCGCCACTGGTCGAAATCGAACATGCGCACGGTATCTGCGGCGCCCGGGCGCGGCAGCAGGAAATTCCAGATATGAGCATCGCCATGGGCAATGCTGATGTGACGCCGTGACTGATAGCGCTGGGACAGCCGGGCCGAATGCTCGATCAGGCGGCGATAGAGGGTGCGGCGCTCTTCGGCGAGGCGGTCGCCGAGCAGATCGGCAAAACGGTCATAATGACCGGCGAAGGTCTCCATGTGCTGCGCACGGTCCTCGGCGCTCGCCCAGCTGCCGACGGTGTCACCCAGACCGGGATGGTCCCACCATGCCGCATGCCAGCGCGCCAGTGTCGTCATGATGGCCATCGCCTGCTCACGCGACGGCGGCAGCGGCCATTGGGTTGCGACCACATGGCTGTCGGTGAGATCTTCGAGCAGGAGATGCCAGGCCTGGGTCTCCTCGTCGAAGCTCCCGTCGAAGCAGCGCGGCGCGAGCCCCTGCGGCATGCTCGGCGCAAGCTGTGTGTAGAAGGCCACCTCGTGCCGACCGGCATCGGCAAGCGATTTTGCGAAAGCGGCATGGGCCGTCTTCAGGATCAGCGATTGCGGCGCGCCGGAGGACTCCCCGACATAGCGGAGGCCGAGGCGGATGATGTGCGACACGACGGTGTCGCGCTGGTGCAGCACCTTCACCTCTCGGACGGCACCAGCATCCAGCACGCCGGCCTTGCGCAGCGCGGCTGTCAGTTGGGCCGGCTCAAGCACGGCCGGCAGTCGTGGAGGTGTCATAGCCATGATGCCCCTGCCCCGCGCCATACTGCACGATCACGAGTCCCAGCACCAGCGGACGGCCCGATGCCCGGCGTCACGCCGCCGCGGTCGAATCCCGCACGGTGCGAACCACGACCGAGCGGAGCTGTTCGAGATTGGCCGCCATGCCGGCGATCGCCTGCCTGACCTCCGCGGCGCGCTCGTTCACGGAGGCGGCGTCGCGGCTGACATTGCCGATCTTGGCAGAGACTTCCTTCGCCGCGGACGCCGATTCCGAGATCGACCGGGCGATCTCCCGGGTCGCGGCGTCCTGCTCCTCCATCGCCGCAGCGACCGATGTCGCCACGCCGTCGATCTCGACGATGTGGCCTCCCATGGTTTCGACGGCATCCACGGCAGCCTGCGTCGAAGCCTGAATCTCGGCAATCAGGCGCCCGATCTCCTCGGTGGATTTGGCGGTCTGGTCCGACAGCGATTTCACCTCGGCGGCGACCACCGCGAAGCCGCGGCCCGCCTCGCCGGCGCGCGCAGCCTCGATCGTGGCGTTGAGCGCCAGCAGATTGGTCTGGCCGGCGATTCCGCCGATGAGGTCGGAGACTTCCGCGATCTTCTTCACCGCGCCCGCCAGCGCCTGGATGGTCGACCGCGCCTGCTCGCGGCCGGCGACCGCCGATTTGGTGACCGTCGAGGTGCGCGCCACCTGGGTTGCGATCTCCCGGATCGAGGCGCTCAGCTCCTCGGCCGCCGCCGAGACGGTCTGCGAGCTGCCCAGCGCCTGGGTGGAAGCCGCCGCCACCGCCTGCGACTGCGCGGACAGCGATCTCGCGATCTCGGACAGGCTGGAGGCGGCCCGCTCGACGCCCTGGCTCGCCGCACTCGCGGTGTCGACCGAGCGGCCGGTCTCGCGCTCGACGGTCTCGGCCATCTGATGCAGGGCGCCGCGCTTGGCCAGCGCGGCCTCCTGCTCCTTGCGCAACTGCTCCTCGCGCAGACGGGAATTCTCGACCGCCCCCTGCTTGAACACTTGGAGCGCCCCCGCCATCGAGCCGACCTCGTCCTGGCGGTGCGCGAACGGAATCTCGACGGCGAGATCGCCGGTCGCGAGCTTCTGCATCGTATCCGTCATGCGCACGATCGGGCGCACCACGCCAAGCGCAACGCCGAGCAGGCCCGCGGCAATGAAGGCGAGGACGGCAGCGGAGACGCCGAGGAGCACATAGAGCATCGAACTGTCGCGATCCGCCGCCAGCTTCTCCATGGCGGCATTCTGCTTGTTGGCGCTCTCGACGATGCTGTCGATGACGGCGCGATGCGCGGTGTAGGCGTCCTTGAGCTGCGCATAGGCGCGTTCGGCAGCGGCCATGTCCTTGGCCTTGAGGGCTGGCAGGAGCTGGTCGGACGCCTTCCAGAATTTCTGCACCTCGGCGTCGGACTTCGACACCAGGGCGGTCTTCAGGTCGGCCGACAGGCTGGAGCCGGTCCAGAACGCCTTGCGCTCGTCGTAATCCTTGCGGAGCTGGACCAGCCGTTCGCCATGGGCCCCCAGCTGGTCCGGCTCGCGCATGGCCAGCGTGGCCTCGAGATAGGCCTCGATGACATATTCCGGCGGGGGCAGGATGTCGGCGATGAGGTCGTTGCCGAGCTTGATATCGGAATAGAGCGGGCCGCCGACCTTGAGCTCGCGCAGGGCATAGAGGCTGGTGGAGACCACCGCGGTGAAGCCGATGGCGAGAACGATCCCGAACGCAATGATCGCGGAGGAAAGCGAAAGACGAATTTTCATGGAACAATCCAATGGTGCCGGTCAGAAATCCAAATGGATCCTAAACGACTGCGGTAAACACGGGATTGCTTCACGCAAAGATTGTACGGCGCGGGCACCGGAAAACTACGGGAAAAGGCGTCGGGGCGAGTGACTTCAGATACGGAGGACTGCCCGCCCCTCCGCCGCCCTCCTCCCGGACCAGCGCTCTGCTTCGCTGCGCTTGTCCGGGACGGCACTGGAGTTACATGTCGAAGAACACCGTCTCGTGGTCGCCCTGCAGGCGCAGGTCGAGGCGATAGACCGCTCTGTCCGCTTCGCGCACGGCGGTCAGCGTGGCGCGGCGGTCGGCCGGCACCAACGCCAGCACGGGGTCATCGGCGTTGCCGGCTTCGTCGCTGAAATAGATCCGGGTGTAGAGGTGCCGCAGCATGCCGCGCCCGAACACTGCGAGCACGATGTGCGGCGCCTGCGGCTTGCCGTCGGGATCCGGCACCACGCCCGGCTTGATGGTGTCGAACGAATAATTGCCATCCTTGTCGGTGCCGCAGCGAGCAAAGCCGCGGAAGCTGGCGTTCGGCAGCGCGCGCTTGTCCTGCGGGTCGGCAAAGCGGCCCTGCGCGTCCGCCTGCCAGATCTCCAGCATGACATCAGGCACGACGACGCCGTCGCCGTCGAACACCCGGCCCTCGATGCGGATGCGGTCGCCGCTGACATCGGGCGTCAACGTCGAGTTGGTGAACGCGTCGTTCCAGGCGTATTCGCCGTTCGGAGTCAGGCCGTATTTGAAGAACGGACCGACGGTCTGCGATGGCGTGATCCCGCTGTCCTTCACATTGTCCTGCACTTAATGGTTCTCCATAGGCGTGGCGTTCTTGCCGCGCAGCACGATGTCAAAGCGGTAGCACAGCGCCCATTCGGGCTGGGTGTTCTCGAGATCAAACGAGGAAACCATGCGCGCCCGCGCCTTCTCGTCCGGCACCGAGTTGAAGATCGGATCAAACGGGAACAGCGGGTCGTTCGGGAAGTACATCTGCGTCACCAGGCGCGTGACGAAGGAATGGCCGAACACCGATAGATGGATGTGGGCGGGACGCCAGGCGTTGTGGTGATTGCCCCAGGGGTAGGCGCCCGGCTTGATGGTGACGAAGCGGTAATAGCCGGCAGCATCGCTCACGGTGCGGCCCGCACCGGTGAAATTCGGATCGAGCGGCGCCGGATGCTGGTCGCGGACATGGACATAGCGGCCGCAGGAATTGGCCTGCCAGATCTCGACCAGCGAATTGGGCACGCCGCGGCCGTCCTCGTCGCGGACATGGCCGTGGACGATGATGCGCTCGCCGATCGGCTCGCCGCTGTGCTGGGTGGTGAGGTCGTTGTCGCCCTCGCGCACGGTCTCATGGCCGTAGACCGGACCGGTCAGCTCGGACAGGGTGTGGCGCATCGGGATCAAGGGCTTGTTCGGCGCGCGCTTGATCGAGCTCTTGTAGTCGGGCGACAGCGGCAGCGGATGCGCCTTGTTGCTCTCGGTGGGATAGATGAATGTCATTGGCGAACTCCTCCCCGGCCATTTGGTCCGGCCGGGCAACGCTTCCGCCAATCATTATAGGATATAACTAATTGGAGGAAGCGGGTTTGGCGGCCCTGCCTTTCTTTACCTCGCCCCGCTTGCGGGGAGAGGTCGGATCGCATCGCGAGATGCGATCCGGGTGAGGGGGTACAGGTCCCACAGCGATCTCATCCGCGGAGGAGGCCCCTCACCCCAACCCTCTCCCCGTAAGAACGGGGCGAGGGAGAGGAGAGACCGTCAGTTCAGCTTCTCGATCGCAACCGCCACGCCCTGGCCGACGCCGACGCACATGGTGGCGAGCGCGAGCTTGCCGCCGCGCTTTTCCATGCCGTGCACGGCGGTGAGCGCGAGGCGCGCACCGCTCATGCCGAGCGGATGGCCGAGCGCGATCGCGCCGCCATGCGGATTGACGTAGTCGGCATCATCGGCGACGCCGAGCTGGCGCATGCAGGCGATGCCCTGCGAGGCGAAGGCCTCGTTGAGCTCGATCAGGTCGAAATCGCTGATCTTCTTGCCGAGCCGCTCCATCAGCTTGCGGGTCGCCGGCACGGGACCGATGCCCATGATACGCGGCGGTACGCCGGCCGAGGCGAGGCCGAGAATGCGGGCGCGCGGCGTCAGGCCATGCTTCTTCACCGCAGCTTCCGACGCAAGGATCATGGCGGCGGCGCCGTCATTGACGCCGGAGGCATTGCCAGCGGTGACCGTGCCGGGATTGCGCACGATCGGCTTCAGTTTTGCCAATCCTTCCAGCGTCGTCTCGGGGCGCGGATGCTCGTCCTTGTCGATCGTGACGGGGCCGGCCTTGCCGCCAGGAATGGTGATCGGGGTGATTTCTTCGGTGAAGTAACCTGCCGCAATCGCGGCGCCCGCGCGCTGCTGCGAGCGGATCGCGAAAGCGTCCTGGTCGGCGCGCGAGACCTGGAATTCCTCGGCGACGTTCTCGCCGGTCTCCGGCATCGCATCGACGCCGTACTGCGCCTTCAGCAGCGGATTGATGAAGCGCCAGCCAATCGTGGTGTCAAAGATCTCGGCCGAGCGGGAAAAGGCTTCCTGCGCCTTGCCCATCACGAACGGCGCGCGGGTCATGGACTCGACGCCGCCGGCGATCGCAAGCTCAATCTCGCCGGAGCGGATGGCGCGCCCCGCAGCACCAACCGCGTCGAGACCGGAGGCGCAGAGCCGGTTCAGGGTCTGGCCGGGAACCGAATCCGGAAGGCCCGCCAGCAGCAGCGCCATGCGCGCGACATTGCGGTTGTCTTCGCCAGCCTGGTTGGCGCAGCCGAAGAAGACCTCGTCCACCTGCGCCCAGTCAAGGTTGGGGTGCTTCGCCATCAGCGCCTTGATCGGGGCTGCGGCGAGGTCGTCGGTGCGTACCTTCGCGAGCGAGCCGCCGAAACGGCCGATCGGGGTCCGTACGGCATCGCAGATAAAGACGTCACGCATCGTTGTTCTCCCTGAATGCCGCGGTCCGGCCGAAATTCTTTAATGTCCGCGGAGTTTTAGGAGGGCGCCCGCGGCAGGTCAATTGACGGTTTCCTGCGTGTTCCGGAGGACGCGCACGCTCGCCACGCATGCCACGGTGCGGACAGCGTGGAAAACCCGCCCTCCCCGGCCAAACCGATAGGAGCAGGTGCCGAAATTTTGTAGGTTGCGCCGCCCATGACGATGCAACAGCCGATCCCCGCTCCGCCCCCCGACGACGCGCCCGCGCCGCCGGCGGAAGCCGCCGCGCGGGTCACGCCGATGATGGAACAATACCTCGAGATCAAGGCCGCGCATCCGGGCCTGCTGCTGTTCTACCGGATGGGCGATTTCTACGAGCTGTTCTTCGAGGACGCCGAGATCGCCTCGAAAACGCTCGGCATCGTCTTGACCAAGCGCGGCAAGCATCAGGGCAACGATATCCCGATGTGCGGCGTGCCCGTCGAGCGCTCCGAGGATTATCTGCATCGCCTGATCTCAGCCGGCCATCGTGTCGCCGTCTGCGAGCAGACCGAGGATCCTGCGGCGGCGAAAGCGCGCGGCAACAAGAGCGTGGTCCGCCGCGGCGTGGTGCGGCTGGTCACCCCGGGCACGCTGACCGAGGACACGCTGCTCGATGCGCGCGCCAACAATTATCTGCTGGCGATCGCGCGGGCGCGCTCGTCCGCAGGCGGCGACCGCTTCGGCCTCGCCTGGATCGATATCTCGACCGCCGAATTCACCGTGATGGAATGTTCGGGCGGCGAACTCGCCGCGACGCTGGCGCGCATCAACCCGAACGAGGCGATCGTCTCCGACGCGCTCTATAGTGACAGCGAACTCGGACAGACCTTGCGCGAACTGCCGGCGGTGACGCCGCTGACCCGCGACATCTTCGACGGCGCCACCGCCGAGAAGCGGCTGTGCGACTACTTTGCCGTGGCGACCATGGACGGGCTGGCGCAGCTCACGCGCCTGGAGGCCACCGCCGCGGCCGCGGCCGTCACCTATGTCGACCGCACCCAGGTCGGCAGGCACCCGCCGCTGTCGCCGCCGGCGCGCGAAGCCTCCGGCGCCACCATGGCGATCGATCCCGCCACCCGCGCCAATCTCGAATTGACGCGCACGCTCGCCGGCGAGCGCCGCGGCTCGCTGCTCGATGCGATCGACTGCACGGTGACTTCGGCCGGATCGCGCCTGCTCGCCCAACGCCTCGCTGCGCCGCTGACCGATGCGCCGGCGATTGCGCGGCGGCTTGATGCCGTCAGCACCTTCGTTGCCGACTCGGCCGCGCGCGAAGACATCCGCAGCATCTTGCGCGGCGCGCCCGACATGTCGCGCGCGCTGGCGCGTCTCTCGGTCGGCCGTGGCGGCCCGCGCGACCTTGCCGGCATCCGCGACGGCATCATCGCCGCCGACCAGGTGCTGGCGCGTCTTGCCGAGCTCGAGCAGCCGCCGCAGGAGATCGCCGCGGTGATGGCGGCCTTGCAGCGCCCATCGCGCGAGCTCGCATCCGAGTTTGCCAGCGCCCTTGACGAGCAGCTGCCGCTGATCAAGCGCGATGGCGGCTTCGTGCGCCAGGGCTATGAGCCCGCGCTCGACGAAGCCCGAAACCTGCGCGATGCCTCACGCCTCGTGGTCGCCTCGATGCAGGCGCGCTACGCCGACGATACCGGCGTCAAGGCCCTCAAGATCCGCCACAACAATGTGCTCGGCTATTTCGTCGAGGTCACCGCGCAGCACGGCGACAAGCTGATGTCGGCGCCCTTGAACGCGACCTTCATCCATCGCCAGACACTGGCGGGCCAGGTGCGCTTCACGACTGCCGAGTTGGGAGAGATCGAAGCCAAGATCGCCAATGCCGGCGACCGCGCGCTCAACCTCGAGCTCGAGATTTTCGAGCGGCTCTGCGCCAAAGCACTGGAGATCAGCGACGATCTGCGCGCGGCGGCGCACGCTTTTGCGCTGCTCGACGTCGCGACGTCGCTGGCAAAACTCGCGGTCGACGACAATTATGTGCGGCCGGAAGTCGATGGCTCGCTCGGCTTTGCGATCGAGGCCGGCCGCCATCCCGTGGTCGAACAAGCCCTCAAGCGCAATGGCGAGCCGTTCATCGCCAATGCCTGCGATCTGTCGCCGGCCCCTGGCCGAAAGTCCGGCCAGCTCTGGCTGCTCACCGGTCCGAACATGGCCGGCAAGTCGACCTTCCTGCGCCAGAACGCGCTGATTGCGCTGTTGGCGCAGATCGGCAGCTTCGTGCCAGCGACGCGCGCGCGGATCGGCATCGTCGACCGCCTGTTCTCGCGTGTCGGGGCCGCCGACGATCTCGCCCGCGGCCGCTCCACCTTCATGGTGGAGATGGTCGAGACCGCCGCGATCCTCAACCAGGCCGGCGAGCGCGCGCTGGTGATCCTCGACGAGATCGGCCGCGGCACCGCGACCTTCGACGGCCTCTCGATCGCCTGGGCCGCGATCGAGCATCTGCACGAGAGCAACCGCTGCCGCACGTTGTTCGCGACGCATTATCACGAGCTGACCGCGCTGTCGGCCAAGCTGCCGCGGATGTTCAACGCCACGGTGCGGGTGAAGGAATGGCAGGGCAACGTCGTGTTCCTGCACGAGGTGCTGCCGGGCTCGGCCGACCGCTCCTACGGCATCCAGGTCGCCAAGCTCGCCGGCCTGCCGCCAGCCGTGATCACGCGCGCCAAATCGGTGCTGGCAAAGTTAGAGGCGCAGGACCGCGGCCAGACCGCCCGCGCGCTCGCCGATGATCTGCCGCTGTTCGCGGTGCCCTCGCGCGCCGCCGCGGAAGCTGCGCCGCCG comes from Bradyrhizobium diazoefficiens and encodes:
- a CDS encoding methyl-accepting chemotaxis protein — its product is MKIRLSLSSAIIAFGIVLAIGFTAVVSTSLYALRELKVGGPLYSDIKLGNDLIADILPPPEYVIEAYLEATLAMREPDQLGAHGERLVQLRKDYDERKAFWTGSSLSADLKTALVSKSDAEVQKFWKASDQLLPALKAKDMAAAERAYAQLKDAYTAHRAVIDSIVESANKQNAAMEKLAADRDSSMLYVLLGVSAAVLAFIAAGLLGVALGVVRPIVRMTDTMQKLATGDLAVEIPFAHRQDEVGSMAGALQVFKQGAVENSRLREEQLRKEQEAALAKRGALHQMAETVERETGRSVDTASAASQGVERAASSLSEIARSLSAQSQAVAAASTQALGSSQTVSAAAEELSASIREIATQVARTSTVTKSAVAGREQARSTIQALAGAVKKIAEVSDLIGGIAGQTNLLALNATIEAARAGEAGRGFAVVAAEVKSLSDQTAKSTEEIGRLIAEIQASTQAAVDAVETMGGHIVEIDGVATSVAAAMEEQDAATREIARSISESASAAKEVSAKIGNVSRDAASVNERAAEVRQAIAGMAANLEQLRSVVVRTVRDSTAAA
- the pcaG gene encoding protocatechuate 3,4-dioxygenase subunit alpha; this translates as MQDNVKDSGITPSQTVGPFFKYGLTPNGEYAWNDAFTNSTLTPDVSGDRIRIEGRVFDGDGVVVPDVMLEIWQADAQGRFADPQDKRALPNASFRGFARCGTDKDGNYSFDTIKPGVVPDPDGKPQAPHIVLAVFGRGMLRHLYTRIYFSDEAGNADDPVLALVPADRRATLTAVREADRAVYRLDLRLQGDHETVFFDM
- the pcaH gene encoding protocatechuate 3,4-dioxygenase subunit beta, translating into MTFIYPTESNKAHPLPLSPDYKSSIKRAPNKPLIPMRHTLSELTGPVYGHETVREGDNDLTTQHSGEPIGERIIVHGHVRDEDGRGVPNSLVEIWQANSCGRYVHVRDQHPAPLDPNFTGAGRTVSDAAGYYRFVTIKPGAYPWGNHHNAWRPAHIHLSVFGHSFVTRLVTQMYFPNDPLFPFDPIFNSVPDEKARARMVSSFDLENTQPEWALCYRFDIVLRGKNATPMENH
- the pcaF gene encoding 3-oxoadipyl-CoA thiolase produces the protein MRDVFICDAVRTPIGRFGGSLAKVRTDDLAAAPIKALMAKHPNLDWAQVDEVFFGCANQAGEDNRNVARMALLLAGLPDSVPGQTLNRLCASGLDAVGAAGRAIRSGEIELAIAGGVESMTRAPFVMGKAQEAFSRSAEIFDTTIGWRFINPLLKAQYGVDAMPETGENVAEEFQVSRADQDAFAIRSQQRAGAAIAAGYFTEEITPITIPGGKAGPVTIDKDEHPRPETTLEGLAKLKPIVRNPGTVTAGNASGVNDGAAAMILASEAAVKKHGLTPRARILGLASAGVPPRIMGIGPVPATRKLMERLGKKISDFDLIELNEAFASQGIACMRQLGVADDADYVNPHGGAIALGHPLGMSGARLALTAVHGMEKRGGKLALATMCVGVGQGVAVAIEKLN
- the mutS gene encoding DNA mismatch repair protein MutS, which translates into the protein MTMQQPIPAPPPDDAPAPPAEAAARVTPMMEQYLEIKAAHPGLLLFYRMGDFYELFFEDAEIASKTLGIVLTKRGKHQGNDIPMCGVPVERSEDYLHRLISAGHRVAVCEQTEDPAAAKARGNKSVVRRGVVRLVTPGTLTEDTLLDARANNYLLAIARARSSAGGDRFGLAWIDISTAEFTVMECSGGELAATLARINPNEAIVSDALYSDSELGQTLRELPAVTPLTRDIFDGATAEKRLCDYFAVATMDGLAQLTRLEATAAAAAVTYVDRTQVGRHPPLSPPAREASGATMAIDPATRANLELTRTLAGERRGSLLDAIDCTVTSAGSRLLAQRLAAPLTDAPAIARRLDAVSTFVADSAAREDIRSILRGAPDMSRALARLSVGRGGPRDLAGIRDGIIAADQVLARLAELEQPPQEIAAVMAALQRPSRELASEFASALDEQLPLIKRDGGFVRQGYEPALDEARNLRDASRLVVASMQARYADDTGVKALKIRHNNVLGYFVEVTAQHGDKLMSAPLNATFIHRQTLAGQVRFTTAELGEIEAKIANAGDRALNLELEIFERLCAKALEISDDLRAAAHAFALLDVATSLAKLAVDDNYVRPEVDGSLGFAIEAGRHPVVEQALKRNGEPFIANACDLSPAPGRKSGQLWLLTGPNMAGKSTFLRQNALIALLAQIGSFVPATRARIGIVDRLFSRVGAADDLARGRSTFMVEMVETAAILNQAGERALVILDEIGRGTATFDGLSIAWAAIEHLHESNRCRTLFATHYHELTALSAKLPRMFNATVRVKEWQGNVVFLHEVLPGSADRSYGIQVAKLAGLPPAVITRAKSVLAKLEAQDRGQTARALADDLPLFAVPSRAAAEAAPPTEAELLMDAVKALHPDEMSPREALDALYALKAKLPKQ